From the Manihot esculenta cultivar AM560-2 chromosome 3, M.esculenta_v8, whole genome shotgun sequence genome, one window contains:
- the LOC110610343 gene encoding transcription factor bHLH147, with translation MASTAISNHPVTNSNFDRSKRKKKKKSQAQSKENQIQDHAKWKTEAQQQIYSTKLIQALSQVRLTPSSPSAPRQGRAVREAADRALAFAAKGRTRWSRAILTSRIKLKFRKQNKRQRVVASSAVSTVTGTSRSKKPRFSVLRLKGKSLPAVQRKVGVLGRLVPGCRKQPLPVILEEATDYIAALEMQVRAMSALAELLSGSSSSSGAGASSGPRPTS, from the coding sequence ATGGCGTCAACTGCGATCTCGAATCATCCTGTAACTAATTCCAACTTCGATcgctcaaaaagaaaaaagaagaagaaatcgCAAGCTCAATCCAAGGAGAATCAGATTCAAGACCACGCTAAATGGAAAACCGAAGCTCAGCAACAAATCTACTCCACTAAACTAATCCAAGCCTTGAGCCAAGTTCGTCTTACCCCTTCTTCTCCTTCGGCTCCCCGCCAAGGCCGAGCTGTTAGAGAAGCCGCTGATAGAGCCCTGGCCTTCGCTGCTAAGGGGAGAACAAGGTGGAGCCGTGCCATATTGACTAGCCGAATCAAGCTCAAGTTCAGGAAGCAGAACAAGAGGCAGAGAGTGGTGGCGTCTTCTGCTGTCTCGACGGTTACTGGAACTAGCCGATCGAAGAAGCCGAGATTTAGCGTTTTGAGGTTGAAAGGGAAGAGTTTACCAGCTGTGCAAAGGAAAGTTGGTGTTCTAGGCCGGTTGGTTCCTGGTTGCCGTAAGCAACCTTTGCCTGTTATCCTAGAAGAAGCTACTGACTATATAGCTGCTTTGGAGATGCAAGTTCGAGCCATGAGCGCTCTTGCTGAACTGCTCTCTGGCTCCAGTTCAAGCTCCGGCGCCGGCGCTAGTTCCGGCCCGAGGCCGACGAGCTGA
- the LOC110610755 gene encoding probable WRKY transcription factor 48 produces the protein MEKREDHHRQMMKNEISMANSTTFITEEMPITSFSAFSSSSSTTPTTSASIFDMMMPYDHIADKASLGFMDLLDGNQDFGTSLLLDCFQLQPPPILPHQPLPSPASTVPESSEVLNTPATPNSSSISSSSNEAGNDSQAKAGDEEEQDQEKNKKQLKPKKKNQKRQREPRFAFMTKSEVDHLDDGYRWRKYGQKAVKNSPFPRSYYRCTSAGCGVKKRVERSSEDPTIVVTTYEGQHTHPSPITPRGSIGLLPDSGCFGAATSSFVLPQSHYQQQQNAYMYSSSPSLNISTNSSFNPPFSPSFLQERRLSHSSASLFRDHGLLQDIVPSQMRKETPEE, from the exons ATGGAGAAGAGAGAGGATCATCATCGGCAAATGATGAAGAATGAGATTTCCATGGCAAATTCCACCACATTCATCACAGAGGAGATGCCCATCACTAGTTTTTCTGctttttcttcatcatcttcCACAACTCCAACAACATCAGCAAGCATCTTTGACATGATGATGCCATATGATCATATCGCTGATAAAGCCTCCTTAGGCTTCATGGACTTGCTTGATGGGAACCAAGATTTTGGTACTTCTTTATTACTGGATTGCTTTCAGCTTCAGCCTCCTCCGATTCTTCCTCACCAACCTTTACCCTCACCGGCATCTACTGTTCCTGAATCATCTGAGGTCTTGAATACTCCGGCCACTCCTAACTCCTCCTCGATCTCTTCTTCCTCCAATGAAGCAGGAAATGATTCACAAGCTAAAGCTGGAGATGAAGAAGAGCAGGATCAAGAAAAGAACAAGAAACA GTTGAAACCCAAAAAGAAGAACCAAAAAAGGCAAAGAGAGCCAAGATTCGCTTTCATGACAAAGAGCGAAGTTGATCACCTTGATGATGGGTATAGATGGAGAAAGTACGGCCAAAAAGCAGTGAAAAACAGCCCTTTTCCAAG GAGCTATTATCGTTGCACTAGTGCAGGATGTGGGGTGAAGAAGAGAGTAGAGCGATCATCTGAAGATCCCACCATAGTCGTTACAACCTATGAAGGGCAACACACGCATCCAAGCCCCATAACTCCTAGGGGAAGTATCGGACTTTTGCCAGATTCAGGTTGTTTCGGtgctgcaacttcttcttttgTCCTTCCACAATCTCACTACCAGCAACAACAAAATGCCTATATGTACAGTTCATCCCCTTCTCTGAACATTAGCACTAATAGTAGTTTTAATCCCCCATTTTCTCCGAGTTTTCTTCAAGAGAGACGATTAAGTCATTCATCAGCTTCTTTGTTTAGAGATCATGGGCTTCTCCAGGACATCGTGCCTTCCCAGATGAGAAAGGAGACTCCAGAGGAGTAA
- the LOC110610447 gene encoding probable prefoldin subunit 3, whose product MASSSSLTTERRGIPGAQFVEDVQTYLTQSGLDANSALSFLQERLQQYKIVEMKLLAQQRDLLAKIPDIEKCLDVVATLQAKKGTGEALITDYEVSEGIYSRALIEDADSVCLWLGANVMLEYSCEEATTLLQKNLDNAKASLEVLVADLQFLRDQVTITQVTIARVYNWDVHQRRMRQTSGTSTDS is encoded by the exons ATGGCGTCTTCCTCATCATTAACTACAGAGAGAAGAGGAATACCGGGAGCTCAATTTGTAGAAGATGTTCAAACGTATCTCACCCAATCTGGTCTCGATGCCAACTCTGCTCTTTCATTCCTCCAAGAAAG GCTTCAACAGTATAAGATAGTCGAGATGAAACTTCTTGCGCAGCAGAGGGATCTTCTG GCAAAGATCCCTGATATTGAAAAATGTTTAGATGTGGTAGCAACTTTGCAGGCTAAGAAGGGTACTGGTGAG GCACTTATTACTGATTATGAAGTCTCTGAAGGCATATATTCACGGGCTCTCATTGAGGATGCTGATTCAGTGTGCTTGTGGCTGGGAGCAAATGTCATGTTGGAATATTCATGTGAAGAG GCCACTACGCTTCTACAAAAGAATTTAGATAATGCTAAAGCTAGTTTAGAAGTACTTGTAGCTGATTTGCAATTCTTGAGGGATCAAGTCACCATAACACAG GTCACTATTGCTCGAGTTTATAATTGGGATGTTCATCAGCGGAGAATGCGACAAACTTCTGGTACTTCTACAGATTCATGA